One Papaver somniferum cultivar HN1 chromosome 10, ASM357369v1, whole genome shotgun sequence genomic window carries:
- the LOC113316778 gene encoding uncharacterized protein LOC113316778, translated as MWSLNVADPVVLNFSNQAIIVGVNGVHISIVNASSVQVTRRTLWNQLDMGDHRVPWLVIGDFNCVLRNEERGGGIPRTSVVNEFSDWLDDINLFEAESLGNKFTWTNRQSGVRRIISRLDHAVINEFWLNRFEKWRCKALPREVSDHSPLIGYPFVNSRSRLAPFRVQKMWFGHPDFMPMKLWNQEVFGNVNVRLKQAQLRLESALRLTDEDPSDVDKLNLMRSAAVEVNDTRMQQATMLKQKSKNNWLVEGASNTSFFHNSIRIRRSSNTISELVDVEPLFDIDHPSISEEECANMDQLPSFEEIHKAVFELGADSAPGPDGFAGFFYRHCCEIIRDDLILATRLGSVLDNLISEEQVAFMKGMNIHENISLGSEMVNETQIRRKDGNVGLKLDITQAFDTVSWLFILEVFRRFFLSDNWCYWILQILKSSRISVLVNGNPEGFFSIDRGLRQGDPLSPLIFVLVEDVLSKNITKLFPDGNMTHMVRRKGVVPTHLFFADDIMIFCKGNMKSFRNLVGLLGLYQRASGKTVSREKSKLYYGGGSLNSRTTVADFLGMPIASFPDRYLGVKVMSGDVRYHHVANVVEKIKEQSTGRKGRLLSFQDRIVLVKSVIASYSIHNMDVYKWPRKFVHECEVVIRNFLWSGDSKVNRSFVAAYDKICAPYDEGGLGSTQMGVMNKALLMSLWWKIRSSKKVWARFLRARFFKRNGKLVRYVKSSILPGIK; from the exons ATGTGGTCGTTGAATGTTGCTGATCCAGTGGTGTTGAACTTCTCAAATCAGGCTATAATTGTTGGTGTTAATGGTGTTCATATTTCTATTGTTAATGCTAGTTCGGTTCAGGTTACTAGAAGAACGTTATGGAATCAGTTGGATATGGGTGATCATAGAGTTCCTTGGTTAGTCattggtgattttaattgtgttcttcggAATGAAGAGAGGGGGGGGGGGATTCCAAGAACTTCAGTTGTGAATGAATTCAGTGATTGGTTGGATGATATTAATCTTTTTGAGGCGGAGTCTTTGGGTAACAAGTTTACTTGGACTAATAGGCAGTCGGGGGTTAGAAGAATTATTAGTAGACTTGATCATGCAGTGATTAATGAGTTTTGGTTAAATCGTTTTGAGAaatggcggtgtaaagctcttcccaGGGAAGTTTCCGATCATTCTCCTCTTATTGGTTATCCTTTCGTCAACTCTAGATCGCGTTTGGCTCCTTTTCGGGTTCAAAAGATGTGGTTTGGACATCCGGATTTTATGC CTATGAAGTTGTGGAATCAAGAGGTTTTTGGTAATGTGAATGTCAGATTGAAGCAAGCTCAACTAAGACTTGAGAGTGCTCTGAGGTTAACAGATGAAGACCCTTCAGATGTTGACAAATTAAATTTGATGAGAAGTGCAGCGGTAGAAGTTAATGATACTCGTATGCAGCAGGCTAcgatgttaaagcaaaaatctaaaaataattgGCTGGTGGAAGGGGCTAGTAATACTAGTTTCTTTCATAATTCTATTCGTATTCGAAGGAGTAGTAATACTATTTCGGAGTTGGTGGATG TTGAACCTCTGTTTGATATTGATCATCCTAGCATCTCGGAGGAGGAGTGTGCTAATATGGATCAGTTACCTTCTTTTGAGGAGATTCATAAGGCTGTTTTCGagttgggagctgatagtgctcCTGGTCCGGATGGCTTTGCTGGCTTTTTCTATAGGCATTGTTGTGAGATTATTCGTGATGACTTG ATTCTTGCTACTAGGCTTGGTAGTGTGCTGGACAATTTAATTTCAGAGGAGCAAGTGGCTTTTATGAAAGGTAtgaatattcatgaaaatattagtcTTGGTTCGGAGATGGTTAATGAAACTCAGATCAGACGCAAGGATGGTAACGTGGGTTTAAAACTTGACATTACACAAGCGTTTGATACTGTGAGTTGGTTATTTATCTTGGAGGTTttcagaagattttttttatcggATAATTGGTGTTATTGGATATTACAAATTTTAAAATCTTCTAGAATTTCGGTGTTGGTTAATGGTAATCcggaaggttttttcagtattgATAGAGGTCTTCGTCAGGGTGATCCTTtgtctcctcttatttttgtgttggtTGAAGATGTCTTAAGCAAAAATATTACGAAGCTCTTTCCTGATGGTAATATGACTCATATGGTTCGTAGAAAAGGTGTTGttcctactcatttattttttgctgatgatattatgattttctgtAAAGGAAACATGAAGAGCTTTAGAAATCTGGTGGGTTTATTGGGCTTGTATCAGCGTGCTTCGGGGAAGACGGTTAGTAGAGAAAAGAGCAAACTCTATTATGGAGGGGGTTCTTTGAATAGTAGAACTACGGTTGCTGATTTCTTAGGGATGCCTATTGCTTCTTTTCCTGATAGGTATTTAGGTGTTAAGGTGATGTCGGGTGATGTTAGGTATCATCATGTGGCGAACGTTGTTGAGAAGATAAAAGAGCAATCAACTGGCCGGAAAGGTAGAttgctttcttttcaagatagaatTGTGTTGGTTAAATCAGTGATTGCAAGTTACTCCATTCATAATATGGATGTTTACAAGTGGCCGCGCAAGTTTGTTCATGAATGTGAAGTTGTTATTCGGAATTTTCTCTGGTCTGGTGATTCTAAGGTGAATAGATCTTTTGTTGCAGCTTATGATAAAATTTGTGCTCCCTATGATGAAGGTGGTTTGGGTTCAACTCAAATGGGGGTTATGAATAAGGCTCTTCTTATGAGTCTGTGGTGGAAAATTCGTAGCTCTAAAAAGGTTTGGGCTCGTTTCTTACGTGCTAGATTTTTCAAGAGAAATGGAAAATTGGTGCGTTATGTCAAATCTTCCATTCTCCCTGGGATCAAGTAG